The stretch of DNA ACGCGCTTAGCATGGATGGATAAGTCAGTTGCAGAGTTTAAAGCCAGTGACGACCCGTTCATTAAGTTTGCAGTATCGCAATACGAAAATGACATGAAAGAAGAAGAGAAGAGCAAAGCGCTTGGCGGCAAGTTACAGCAAGCTCGTCCTGCTTACATGGAAGCTATGATTGCCTTTAAGAAAAGCAGAAATGAAGCCGTTTATGCCGATGCAAACAGTTCACTACGTATTACTTACGGCAATGTAAAAGGTTACTCACCACAAGATGGTTTGGTAGCAACACCATTTACTACGCTTGAAGGTATGCTTGCTAAGTACAAAGCGGGTGACGATGAGTTTGATTTATTTGAAAACATTCGTACGGCTATTTCTACAAAGCAATACGGACCATATAAAAAAGAGTCATTAGGTTCAGTACCGGTTAACTACCTTTCTACGCTTGATATTACTGGTGGTAACTCAGGCTCAGCAACATTAAATGCTAACGGCGAGTTTGTTGGATTAGTATTTGATGGTGTTTATGAGTCAATCATTGGCGATTGGGACTATGACCCAACTTATAACCGTTCAATCCATACTAGCGTTCCATTTATGTTATGGGTAATGGAAAATGTTGATGGCGCCGATAACATTATCGATGAAATGACGATTGTTAAATAATGCACGTCACTTAATGACACCCTGATACATTTGCTAAAAGCAGTGCCAAGCGCACTGCTTTTTTTATGTTTATTAGTTATTATTCGTTTTAAACGTTTTGTTGCTGGTTTAATTAGGAAAAGTAAATGCCACCCGTCATAACAATTAACGACTTAAAGTTTGCCTACCCAACAGACCGCGACACCTGTGTGCTGGACATACCTAGCTTGTCAATTGAGGCGGAACAGCATGTCTTTTTATTTGGTCCTTCCGGCTCTGGTAAATCGACACTATTAAATCTTCTCACCGGCTTATTATTACCTGACTCCGGTGAAGTGCGAGTGTTAAATCAAGACTGGAAGGCAATGAAAGGGCGCCACAGGGACTCGTTCAGAGCCGAGCATGTAGGTTTTGTATTTCAGCAATTAAATCTTATTCCGTATTTAACTGTGTTAGACAATATTCTATTAGGTTGCACCTTCTCTAAAAAGTCTAACTCGTACGAACAGCAATTGCCTGAGATTAAAGAATTACTATCTGATTTACAGGTATCAGTAGAATTATTAAATAAGCAAGCCAAAAACTTGAGTGTTGGTCAGCAGCAACGAGTAGCTATTGCACGAGCGTTAATTAAAAAGCCGGAAGTATTAATTGCCGATGAGCCCACTTCTGCGCTAGATGAAGCAAGCCGAAATGCATTTATGACGCTGTTATTTAAGTTGGCTAAAAAAGCAAAAACAACGCTGGTTTTTGTAAGTCATGACCAAACCTTAGCAAAGGACTTTGATAGGGTGATAGACATTCAATCGATTAATCATGTATCTAGGAGCTACAAAGATGTTTTTTAAAGTAGCCAAACAGAGCTTATTGAGTCGAAAATCTAGTGTGTTGCTAACGATATTAGCAATAACGATTAGTGTATTTGTTTTACTCTCGGTCGAGCATATCCGCCATCAAGCAAAACAAAGTTTTAACCGGACAGTGTCAGGCGTAGATTTAATTGTTGGACCTCGGACAGGGCAGCTAAACTTGTTACTCAGTTCGGTATTTCGGATTGGAGATTCTAGTAATTCAATAGAATTTAGTACAGTTCAAGAGTTAGAAAAGCACCCCATGGTTAGCTGGGTTATTCCAATTGCACTTGGTGATTCGCACAAGGGCCATCGTGTCATGGGAACAACAACGGACTATTTTGTTCATTATAAATATGGTGCAAAACAAGCGTTAACTTTTAGTGAAGGACAGGCATTCTCTGCGACATACGACTTAGTATTAGGTGCCGATATAGCTAAAAAATTCAATTACAGCATTGGTCAAAGTATTGTCTTGTCGCATGGTACTGGAGTAACGAGTTTTAGCCATCATGAACAAACCCCATTCACAGTGGTTGGCATTCTGAACCGAACCGGAACGCCCGTAGATCAAACTTTGCACGTTAGCTTTGAAGGGTTGCATCATATGCATGAAGCCGAGTCTTCAAATATGATTACTAATGAGCATCATGAACAGCATGACGAACATGACGAACATGACGAACATGACCACGAACACAAACACGACCACAAACAAGTAAACCAAGGCGCTGACAATCAACAATATGCGCATGACCACGATCATAAGGTGAGTGCTGTATTTGTTGGGCTAAAAGCCCGCTTCGCAAGTTTGGTCATGCAGAAATGGGCGTCTGATTATAAAAAAGAAGCACTTACGGCCATTATGCCAGGTGTTGCCTTAACGCAATTGTGGCGTTTAGTCGGTTCAATT from Psychrosphaera aestuarii encodes:
- a CDS encoding ABC transporter permease, coding for MFFKVAKQSLLSRKSSVLLTILAITISVFVLLSVEHIRHQAKQSFNRTVSGVDLIVGPRTGQLNLLLSSVFRIGDSSNSIEFSTVQELEKHPMVSWVIPIALGDSHKGHRVMGTTTDYFVHYKYGAKQALTFSEGQAFSATYDLVLGADIAKKFNYSIGQSIVLSHGTGVTSFSHHEQTPFTVVGILNRTGTPVDQTLHVSFEGLHHMHEAESSNMITNEHHEQHDEHDEHDEHDHEHKHDHKQVNQGADNQQYAHDHDHKVSAVFVGLKARFASLVMQKWASDYKKEALTAIMPGVALTQLWRLVGSIEVVLQVIAVLVLLTTLIGLSTMLLATMRERTREIAILRVLGASPLFLFTLIELEVLVITILGSLLGVAMLWIGLLVSEPLLASKLGLFVDTNPVSENALIALGLVVIGSLIMGLIPAINAYRHSLQANLTNN
- a CDS encoding ABC transporter ATP-binding protein, with product MPPVITINDLKFAYPTDRDTCVLDIPSLSIEAEQHVFLFGPSGSGKSTLLNLLTGLLLPDSGEVRVLNQDWKAMKGRHRDSFRAEHVGFVFQQLNLIPYLTVLDNILLGCTFSKKSNSYEQQLPEIKELLSDLQVSVELLNKQAKNLSVGQQQRVAIARALIKKPEVLIADEPTSALDEASRNAFMTLLFKLAKKAKTTLVFVSHDQTLAKDFDRVIDIQSINHVSRSYKDVF